A window of Citrus sinensis cultivar Valencia sweet orange chromosome 7, DVS_A1.0, whole genome shotgun sequence contains these coding sequences:
- the LOC102612500 gene encoding chromatin assembly factor 1 subunit FAS2 isoform X1, which translates to MKGGTLQINWHDTKPVLTLDFHPISGLLATGGADYDIKIWLINSGEKQKKIPTASYQNSLSYHGSAINILRFSPCGEQLASGADGGELIIWKLHTTETGQAWKVLKNLSFHRKDVLDLQWSTDGAFLLSGSVDNSCIIWDVNKGSVLQILDAHFHYVQGVAWDPLSKYVASLSSDRTCRIYANRPTKSKGVEKMNYVCQHVITKAGQHSTDDSKSAKNHLFHDETLPSFFRRLAWSPDGSFLLVPAGSYKISSMSESINSAYIFSRKDLSRPALQLPGASKPVVAVRFCPLAFNLRESNSAGFFKLPYRLIFAIATLNSLYIYDTESVPPIAILAGLHYAAITDIAWSNNARYLALSSQDGYCTLVEFENDELGIPISLSGNKVSKDENKSPLVTKSEDMIIEASTNDKLVTAETKEPDKRKTEAETKDDETAINGSIAAESRLIEPERNEAESRKAEAETEDGKRTTNDSSDTAESRPMDLDRNEVDNRKIETEKIQGKQAQSASSRSTAIQNKPAKRRITPMAIDP; encoded by the exons atgaaaggtGGCACACTTCAAATTAACTGGCACGACACAAAACCAGTCCTAACCCTAGATTTCCACCCGATATCCGGTTTGCTCGCCACCGGTGGCGCCGACTACGACATCAAG ATTTGGCTAATAAATTCAGGCgaaaaacagaagaaaatcCCAACAGCTTCTTATCAAAATAGCCTCTCTTATCATGGTTCTGCTATAAATATCCTTCGCTTCTCTCCTTGCG GAGAACAACTTGCTTCTGGTGCCGATG GTGGCGAGCTGATCATATGGAAGTTACACACAACAGAAACTGGACAAGCATGGAAAGTCCTCAAGAATTTGTC ATTTCACCGCAAGGATGTTCTAGACCTGCAGTGGTCGACTGATGGTGCATTTCTACTCTCTGGATCTGTTGACAATTCTTGCATTATTTGGGATGTTAACAAAG GTTCAGTTCTTCAGATATTAGATGCCCATTTCCATTATGTCCAGGGTGTGGCTTGGGATCCATTGTCCAAGTATGTTGCCTCTCTTAGTTCAGATAGAACTTGTCGAATTTATGCCAATAGGCCTACAAAATCAAAAGGCGTTGAGAAGATGAACTATGTTTGTCAGCATGTCATTACAAAGGCAGGACAGCATTCAACTGATGATTCTAAG TCTGCAAAAAATCATCTCTTTCATGATGAAACACTTCCATCATTTTTTCGAAGATTAGCATGGTCACCTGATGGATCATTTTTACTTGTACCAGCAG GTTCTTACAAAATTTCCTCTATGTCTGAATCAATTAATTCAGCTTACATATTTTCCAGAAAGGATCTTTCAAG GCCTGCTTTGCAGCTCCCAGGTGCTAGCAAACCTGTTGTAGCAGTTCGTTTCTGTCCTCTGGCTTTTAATCTTCGGGAATCAAACTCAG CTGGCTTCTTCAAGCTACCTTACCGCCTCATCTTTGCCATTGCAACTCTAAATTCATTATACATCTATGACACAGAGAGTGTTCCACCCATAGCAATCTTGGCTGGCCTCCACTATGCAGCCATAACTGACATTGCATG GTCAAATAATGCTCGTTATTTAGCTTTATCCTCTCAAGATGGTTACTGTACCTTAgtagaatttgaaaatgatgaacTTGGAATTCCTATCTCCTTGTCAG GAAATAAAGTCAGTAAGGATGAGAACAAGAGCCCTCTTGTAACAAAATCAGAGGACATGATAATTGAGGCAAGTACTAATGATAAATTAGTTACAGCAGAGACGAAAGAACCAGACAAGAGGAAAACAGAAGCAGAAACAAAAGACGATGAAACTGCAATTAATGGTTCTATTGCAGCAGAGAGCAGACTTATTGAACCGGAGAGGAATGAAGCAGAAAGCAGGAAAGCAGAAGCTGAGACAGAAGATGGGAAAAGAACTACAAATGATAGTTCTGACACGGCGGAAAGCAGACCAATGGACTTAGATAGAAATGAAGtagataatagaaaaatagaaacagaAAAGATACAAGGGAAACAGGCTCAATCGGCAAGCTCAAGGAGTACTGCTATCCAAAATAAGCCGGCCAAGAGGCGCATTACTCCAATGGCTATTGATCCATAA
- the LOC102612500 gene encoding chromatin assembly factor 1 subunit FAS2 isoform X2, translating into MKGGTLQINWHDTKPVLTLDFHPISGLLATGGADYDIKIWLINSGEKQKKIPTASYQNSLSYHGSAINILRFSPCGEQLASGADGGELIIWKLHTTETGQAWKVLKNLSFHRKDVLDLQWSTDGAFLLSGSVDNSCIIWDVNKGSVLQILDAHFHYVQGVAWDPLSKYVASLSSDRTCRIYANRPTKSKGVEKMNYVCQHVITKAGQHSTDDSKSAKNHLFHDETLPSFFRRLAWSPDGSFLLVPAGSYKISSMSESINSAYIFSRKDLSRPALQLPGASKPVVAVRFCPLAFNLRESNSAGFFKLPYRLIFAIATLNSLYIYDTESVPPIAILAGLHYAAITDIAWSNNARYLALSSQDGYCTLVEFENDELGIPISLSVSKDENKSPLVTKSEDMIIEASTNDKLVTAETKEPDKRKTEAETKDDETAINGSIAAESRLIEPERNEAESRKAEAETEDGKRTTNDSSDTAESRPMDLDRNEVDNRKIETEKIQGKQAQSASSRSTAIQNKPAKRRITPMAIDP; encoded by the exons atgaaaggtGGCACACTTCAAATTAACTGGCACGACACAAAACCAGTCCTAACCCTAGATTTCCACCCGATATCCGGTTTGCTCGCCACCGGTGGCGCCGACTACGACATCAAG ATTTGGCTAATAAATTCAGGCgaaaaacagaagaaaatcCCAACAGCTTCTTATCAAAATAGCCTCTCTTATCATGGTTCTGCTATAAATATCCTTCGCTTCTCTCCTTGCG GAGAACAACTTGCTTCTGGTGCCGATG GTGGCGAGCTGATCATATGGAAGTTACACACAACAGAAACTGGACAAGCATGGAAAGTCCTCAAGAATTTGTC ATTTCACCGCAAGGATGTTCTAGACCTGCAGTGGTCGACTGATGGTGCATTTCTACTCTCTGGATCTGTTGACAATTCTTGCATTATTTGGGATGTTAACAAAG GTTCAGTTCTTCAGATATTAGATGCCCATTTCCATTATGTCCAGGGTGTGGCTTGGGATCCATTGTCCAAGTATGTTGCCTCTCTTAGTTCAGATAGAACTTGTCGAATTTATGCCAATAGGCCTACAAAATCAAAAGGCGTTGAGAAGATGAACTATGTTTGTCAGCATGTCATTACAAAGGCAGGACAGCATTCAACTGATGATTCTAAG TCTGCAAAAAATCATCTCTTTCATGATGAAACACTTCCATCATTTTTTCGAAGATTAGCATGGTCACCTGATGGATCATTTTTACTTGTACCAGCAG GTTCTTACAAAATTTCCTCTATGTCTGAATCAATTAATTCAGCTTACATATTTTCCAGAAAGGATCTTTCAAG GCCTGCTTTGCAGCTCCCAGGTGCTAGCAAACCTGTTGTAGCAGTTCGTTTCTGTCCTCTGGCTTTTAATCTTCGGGAATCAAACTCAG CTGGCTTCTTCAAGCTACCTTACCGCCTCATCTTTGCCATTGCAACTCTAAATTCATTATACATCTATGACACAGAGAGTGTTCCACCCATAGCAATCTTGGCTGGCCTCCACTATGCAGCCATAACTGACATTGCATG GTCAAATAATGCTCGTTATTTAGCTTTATCCTCTCAAGATGGTTACTGTACCTTAgtagaatttgaaaatgatgaacTTGGAATTCCTATCTCCTTGTCAG TCAGTAAGGATGAGAACAAGAGCCCTCTTGTAACAAAATCAGAGGACATGATAATTGAGGCAAGTACTAATGATAAATTAGTTACAGCAGAGACGAAAGAACCAGACAAGAGGAAAACAGAAGCAGAAACAAAAGACGATGAAACTGCAATTAATGGTTCTATTGCAGCAGAGAGCAGACTTATTGAACCGGAGAGGAATGAAGCAGAAAGCAGGAAAGCAGAAGCTGAGACAGAAGATGGGAAAAGAACTACAAATGATAGTTCTGACACGGCGGAAAGCAGACCAATGGACTTAGATAGAAATGAAGtagataatagaaaaatagaaacagaAAAGATACAAGGGAAACAGGCTCAATCGGCAAGCTCAAGGAGTACTGCTATCCAAAATAAGCCGGCCAAGAGGCGCATTACTCCAATGGCTATTGATCCATAA
- the LOC102613781 gene encoding uncharacterized protein LOC102613781 isoform X2 yields MEIKQLIFRDTTSAPTKGHSNSKTRSESTSSTRQTCSEFKNDHHPPHSKPSEEKLAWLRSQIIGNDVEFDYSFGKRRLTYADHTASGRSLRYIEDYIINNVLPFYGNTHTSDSYVGQRMTKMVHEASNYIKRCLGGGQADAIIFCGAGTTAAIKRLQEVMGITVPSIMRDKLITSLRDEERWVVFLGPYEHHSNLLSWRQSLAEVVEIGLDDNGLLDIEALRSQLELYKAAKRPMLGSFSACSNVTGIYSDTRSIARLLHQYGGFACFDFAASGPYVKINLRSRNIDGYDAIFLATHKFLGGPGTPGILLISKALYQLGSSPPSTCGGGTVNYVNAFDEKDTLYLEDIEERENGGTPQIVQMIRAALAFWVKEYIGYEVIKKQEDVYIESALGRILPNQNIQVLGNTSVKRQAILSFLVYSTTNSSPENMKIERNKPLHGPFVATLFNDLFGIQARGGCACAGPYGHTLLAFDQTRSLEIRSAIQKGYLGVKPGWTRITFPYYMSNEEFEFILAALEFIAAYGHRFLPLYHFNVKAGNWCSSQKAIKDLIDKETNNNINNPLASAIQDLRISEKHRNRDTEHLKKINKYASYLDNAKTIAGLLPEFPCQRSLSEDIDPNILYFRI; encoded by the exons ATGGAAATTAAGCAGCTCATATTCAGAGACACCACTAGTGCTCCGACAAAAGGCCATAGCAATAGCAAAACTAGAAGCGAAAGCACAAGTTCTACGAGACAAACTTGTtcagaatttaaaaatgatcaCCACCCCCCTCACTCAAAACCTTCAGAGGAAAAACTCGCATGGCTGCGGTCTCAGATAATTGGCAACGATGTAGAATTTGATTATTCATTTGGAAAAAGAAGACTCACTTACGCTGATCATACTGCCTCTGGCCGTTCTCTTCGGTACATCGAAGATTATATCATTAACAACGTGCTTCCCTTTTATG GGAACACTCACACATCTGATAGTTACGTGGGACAGCGGATGACGAAAATGGTTCATGAAGCATCTAACTACATTAAGAGATGCTTAGGCGGTGGACAAGCAGATGCAATAATATTCTGTGGAGCAGGCACAACGGCTGCCATTAAAAGGCTGCAAGAAGTTATGGGAATTACAGTGCCATCAATTATGAGAGATAAGCTTATAACAAGTTTAAGAGATGAAGAGAGATGGGTGGTGTTTTTAGGGCCCTATGAGCACCATTCAAATCTTCTATCATGGAGGCAGAGCTTAGCTGAAGTTGTAGAGATTGGTCTTGATGATAATGGCTTACTAGATATTGAAGCTCTGAGATCACAACTTGAGTTGTATAAAGCTGCTAAGAGACCAATGttaggttctttttctgcttgtAGTAATGTCACTGGAATTTATTCAGATACAAGATCAATTGCAAGACTTCTTCACCAATATGGAGGCTTTGCATGCTTTGATTTTGCTGCAAG CGGTCCTTATGTGAAAATCAACTTGAGATCAAGGAATATCGATGGCTATGATGCAATTTTCCTCGCTACCCACAAGTTTCTTGGAGGGCCAGGAACTCCTGGCATACTTTTGATTAGTAAAGCTCTTTATCAGCTGGGGTCTTCTCCACCTTCAACTTGTGGAGGTGGAACTGTTAATTATGTGAATGCCTTCGATGAAAAG GACACATTGTATTTGGAAGACatagaagaaagagaaaatggaGGAACACCTCAAATTGTTCAAATGATTAGAGCAGCATTAGCCTTTTGGGTAAAAGAATACATTGGTTATGAAGTCATTAAGAAACAGGAAGACGTTTACATTGAGAGTGCACTAGGGAGGATTCTTCCAAATCAAAATATACAAGTTCTCGGAAACACAAGCGTCAAGCGACAAGCTATATTATCATTCCTCGTATATTCAACAACAAATTCTTCCCCAGAGAACATGAAAATTGAGAGAAATAAGCCTCTTCATGGACCCTTTGTTGCAACACTTTTCAATGACTTGTTTGGCATCCAGGCTCGAGGCGGGTGTGCTTGTGCTGGACCATATGGCCACACCCTGCTTGCTTTTGATCAGACTCGATCACTTGAAATTCGATCTGCAATACAAAAG GGTTATCTTGGCGTGAAGCCAGGATGGACAAGAATTACCTTCCCCTACTACATGTCAAATGAGGAATTTGAGTTCATTCTGGCTGCATTGGAGTTTATAGCTGCATATGGCCACAGATTTCTACCCCTGTATCACTTCAATGTGAAGGCAGGCAACTGGTGCTCTAGTCAGAAGGCTATTAAGGACTTGATTGATAAAGAAACGAATAACAATATCAACAACCCTTTGGCCAGTGCCATACAGGACCTGAGAATATCTGAAAAGCACAGGAATCGTGACACTGAACATCTCAAAAAGATCAACAAGTATGCTTCTTATTTGGACAATGCTAAAACCATTGCTGGTCTTCTCCCCGAGTTTCCTTGCCAGCGTAGTCTATCAGAAGATATAGACCCCAATATCCTGTACTTCAGGATCTAG
- the LOC102613488 gene encoding cell wall / vacuolar inhibitor of fructosidase 2: MGSSIFLFTLFIAFHLLIFRQQPSIFAAADMNLIQKTCKNTKYYDLCVSSLKSNPRSSSVDTKGLANIMVGVGFANATATSSYLSSQLLSTKTNDTTLKKVLKECADKYTYAGDSLQASGQDLATEDYDYAYLHISAAADYPNACHNAFRRSPGLAYPAELARREDGLKQICDVVLGIIDHIISSS, translated from the coding sequence atGGGTTCTTCCATTTTCTTGTTCACTCTCTTTATTGCATTCCATCTTCTTATCTTTCGCCAGCAGCCATCCATTTTCGCCGCTGCCGACATgaatttaatccaaaaaaCTTGTAAAAACACTAAGTACTATGATCTTTGTGTCTCTTCTCTCAAATCAAATCCAAGAAGCAGCAGTGTGGACACCAAAGGATTAGCAAATATTATGGTTGGAGTTGGATTCGCTAATGCCACAGCCACATCTTCATACTTGTCATCTCAGCTGCTTAGTACAAAAACAAATGACACAACTCTAAAGAAAGTGCTGAAAGAATGTGCTGATAAATATACATATGCTGGTGATTCTCTGCAAGCTTCAGGCCAAGATCTGGCCACCGAGGATTACGATTATGCTTATTTGCACATTTCGGCCGCGGCCGATTATCCGAATGCTTGTCACAATGCATTTAGAAGGTCTCCCGGTTTGGCTTATCCGGCGGAGCTTGCAAGAAGAGAAGACGGTTTGAAGCAGATTTGTGATGTGGTACTTGGAATTATAGATCATATTATCTCCTCTTCTTAA
- the LOC102612200 gene encoding protein TRACHEARY ELEMENT DIFFERENTIATION-RELATED 7A-like has product MASIQNSDYYFPYFPLPPPHNPQSPPKAAPPHGSPSPPKATPPHGSPSPPNAAPAHKAPSPPKTPPTNSTPPPHNSPSPPNTAPPHKAPSPPSMAPPHKVPSPPKTPPANNTPPPDNSPSPPKAAPPHNSLSPPNAAPPHNAPSAPKKPPPPKPTPPPPFPVPVPATPPSHSFSPPPPSVRPPPHPLPPPSPPHLVPPPPPSPGHHSTVIVVVFVSLGGLFFLAFLSVALCCFIKKRKNKMANKTETINIDEHVKIQETIMPGPHHQQAVILSVEEDVHIKEKIKENGTTGGSTYSTPLQDLPQASEFAASSSGSSHYHLEHKS; this is encoded by the coding sequence ATGGCTTCCATTCAAAACTCTGACTACTATTTTCCATACTTTCCTTTGCCACCACCTCATAATCCTCAATCTCCTCCAAAAGCAGCACCACCTCACGGCTCTCCATCTCCTCCAAAAGCAACACCACCGCATGGCTCTCCATCCCCTCCAAATGCAGCACCAGCTCACAAGGCTCCCTCGCCTCCAAAGACACCACCAACTAATAGTACTCCACCACCCCACAACTCTCCATCTCCTCCAAACACGGCACCACCTCATAAGGCTCCATCCCCTCCAAGCATGGCACCACCTCACAAGGTCCCATCGCCTCCAAAGACACCGCCAGCTAATAATACTCCACCACCTGACAACTCTCCATCTCCTCCCAAAGCAGCACCACCACATAACTCGCTGTCCCCTCCAAATGCAGCGCCACCTCATAATGCTCCATCCGCTCCGAAGAAGCCGCCACCTCCAAAACCtactccaccaccaccatttCCTGTTCCGGTGCCAGCAACACCACCTAGTCACTCATTTTCACCCCCACCACCCTCTGTGAGACCGCCGCCTCATCCCCTCCCTCCACCGTCCCCTCCTCATTTAGTCCCACCTCCACCGCCATCCCCAGGGCATCATTCAACCGTTATAGTTGTTGTCTTTGTTTCACTTGGAGGTCTATTCTTCCTGGCATTTCTCTCTGTTGCTCTATGCTGCTTTatcaaaaagagaaagaataaaatggcCAACAAGACTGAAACTATAAACATAGATGAACATGTCAAAATCCAAGAAACAATCATGCCAGGTCCCCATCATCAACAAGCTGTGATTTTATCCGTTGAAGAAGATGTGCATATTAAGGAAAAGATCAAAGAAAATGGTACGACAGGGGGAAGCACTTACTCTACACCATTACAAGATCTTCCTCAAGCTTCTGAATTTGCAGCTTCCTCATCAGGATCCAGTCATTACCATCTTGAGCACAAGTCCtga
- the LOC102613781 gene encoding uncharacterized protein LOC102613781 isoform X1, translating into MEIKQLIFRDTTSAPTKGHSNSKTRSESTSSTRQTCSEFKNDHHPPHSKPSEEKLAWLRSQIIGNDVEFDYSFGKRRLTYADHTASGRSLRYIEDYIINNVLPFYGNTHTSDSYVGQRMTKMVHEASNYIKRCLGGGQADAIIFCGAGTTAAIKRLQEVMGITVPSIMRDKLITSLRDEERWVVFLGPYEHHSNLLSWRQSLAEVVEIGLDDNGLLDIEALRSQLELYKAAKRPMLGSFSACSNVTGIYSDTRSIARLLHQYGGFACFDFAASGPYVKINLRSRNIDGYDAIFLATHKFLGGPGTPGILLISKALYQLGSSPPSTCGGGTVNYVNAFDEKLQDTLYLEDIEERENGGTPQIVQMIRAALAFWVKEYIGYEVIKKQEDVYIESALGRILPNQNIQVLGNTSVKRQAILSFLVYSTTNSSPENMKIERNKPLHGPFVATLFNDLFGIQARGGCACAGPYGHTLLAFDQTRSLEIRSAIQKGYLGVKPGWTRITFPYYMSNEEFEFILAALEFIAAYGHRFLPLYHFNVKAGNWCSSQKAIKDLIDKETNNNINNPLASAIQDLRISEKHRNRDTEHLKKINKYASYLDNAKTIAGLLPEFPCQRSLSEDIDPNILYFRI; encoded by the exons ATGGAAATTAAGCAGCTCATATTCAGAGACACCACTAGTGCTCCGACAAAAGGCCATAGCAATAGCAAAACTAGAAGCGAAAGCACAAGTTCTACGAGACAAACTTGTtcagaatttaaaaatgatcaCCACCCCCCTCACTCAAAACCTTCAGAGGAAAAACTCGCATGGCTGCGGTCTCAGATAATTGGCAACGATGTAGAATTTGATTATTCATTTGGAAAAAGAAGACTCACTTACGCTGATCATACTGCCTCTGGCCGTTCTCTTCGGTACATCGAAGATTATATCATTAACAACGTGCTTCCCTTTTATG GGAACACTCACACATCTGATAGTTACGTGGGACAGCGGATGACGAAAATGGTTCATGAAGCATCTAACTACATTAAGAGATGCTTAGGCGGTGGACAAGCAGATGCAATAATATTCTGTGGAGCAGGCACAACGGCTGCCATTAAAAGGCTGCAAGAAGTTATGGGAATTACAGTGCCATCAATTATGAGAGATAAGCTTATAACAAGTTTAAGAGATGAAGAGAGATGGGTGGTGTTTTTAGGGCCCTATGAGCACCATTCAAATCTTCTATCATGGAGGCAGAGCTTAGCTGAAGTTGTAGAGATTGGTCTTGATGATAATGGCTTACTAGATATTGAAGCTCTGAGATCACAACTTGAGTTGTATAAAGCTGCTAAGAGACCAATGttaggttctttttctgcttgtAGTAATGTCACTGGAATTTATTCAGATACAAGATCAATTGCAAGACTTCTTCACCAATATGGAGGCTTTGCATGCTTTGATTTTGCTGCAAG CGGTCCTTATGTGAAAATCAACTTGAGATCAAGGAATATCGATGGCTATGATGCAATTTTCCTCGCTACCCACAAGTTTCTTGGAGGGCCAGGAACTCCTGGCATACTTTTGATTAGTAAAGCTCTTTATCAGCTGGGGTCTTCTCCACCTTCAACTTGTGGAGGTGGAACTGTTAATTATGTGAATGCCTTCGATGAAAAG CTGCAGGACACATTGTATTTGGAAGACatagaagaaagagaaaatggaGGAACACCTCAAATTGTTCAAATGATTAGAGCAGCATTAGCCTTTTGGGTAAAAGAATACATTGGTTATGAAGTCATTAAGAAACAGGAAGACGTTTACATTGAGAGTGCACTAGGGAGGATTCTTCCAAATCAAAATATACAAGTTCTCGGAAACACAAGCGTCAAGCGACAAGCTATATTATCATTCCTCGTATATTCAACAACAAATTCTTCCCCAGAGAACATGAAAATTGAGAGAAATAAGCCTCTTCATGGACCCTTTGTTGCAACACTTTTCAATGACTTGTTTGGCATCCAGGCTCGAGGCGGGTGTGCTTGTGCTGGACCATATGGCCACACCCTGCTTGCTTTTGATCAGACTCGATCACTTGAAATTCGATCTGCAATACAAAAG GGTTATCTTGGCGTGAAGCCAGGATGGACAAGAATTACCTTCCCCTACTACATGTCAAATGAGGAATTTGAGTTCATTCTGGCTGCATTGGAGTTTATAGCTGCATATGGCCACAGATTTCTACCCCTGTATCACTTCAATGTGAAGGCAGGCAACTGGTGCTCTAGTCAGAAGGCTATTAAGGACTTGATTGATAAAGAAACGAATAACAATATCAACAACCCTTTGGCCAGTGCCATACAGGACCTGAGAATATCTGAAAAGCACAGGAATCGTGACACTGAACATCTCAAAAAGATCAACAAGTATGCTTCTTATTTGGACAATGCTAAAACCATTGCTGGTCTTCTCCCCGAGTTTCCTTGCCAGCGTAGTCTATCAGAAGATATAGACCCCAATATCCTGTACTTCAGGATCTAG
- the LOC107175536 gene encoding uncharacterized protein LOC107175536 produces MSFFAKNGPRSFFAKNGPKSLFAKNGPKSLFAKNGPRSFFAKNGPRSFFARNGPRSFFVKNGPRSFFARNGPRSFFARNGPRSFFVKNGPRSFFVRNGPRSFFARNGPRSFFARNGPRSFFVKNGPRSFL; encoded by the coding sequence ATGTCGTTCTTTGCAAAGAATGGACCTAGGTCGTTCTTTGCGAAGAATGGACCTAAGTCGCTCTTTGCGAAGAATGGACCTAAGTCGCTCTTTGCGAAGAATGGGCCTAGGTCGTTCTTTGCTAAGAATGGACCTAGGTCGTTCTTTGCGAGGAATGGACCTAGGTCGTTCTTTGTAAAGAATGGACCTAGGTCGTTCTTTGCGAGGAATGGACCTAGGTCGTTCTTTGCGAGGAATGGACCTAGGTCGTTCTTTGTAAAGAATGGACCTAGGTCGTTCTTTGTGAGGAATGGACCTAGGTCGTTTTTTGCGAGGAATGGACCTAGGTCGTTCTTTGCGAGGAATGGACCTAGGTCGTTCTTTGTAAAGAATGGACCTAGGTCGTTCTTATAG
- the LOC102611705 gene encoding protein trichome berefringence-like 7, translating into MSGIEIMSSYRKSKSLNRSSSINKTILFGRSKSFNRSTLSPLNGGSPKALSAASPRPNRLSCVSQWSRMLIVIGLFVSFIIFFAGGYIYVLPSLSPEFLGYSLSVFNNSMVGCDIFNGSWVLDDAYPLYNASECPFAEQGFNCLGNGRSDNDYLKWRWKPKHCDLPRFDEYSILERFRNKRIVFVGDSMSRTQWESLICLLMTRVEDKKSVYEVNGNNITKRIRFLGVRFSSFNFTIEFFRSVFLVQHGLIPRHAPRRVTSTLKLDKLDNISNEWLHADILIFNTGQWWVPGKLFQVGCYFQVGNSLKLGMSIHTAFRLALGTWAAWVERSIDTNKTRVFFRTFEPSHWSDQSHRLCNVTQNPMTEPIGREHHVFSDSVLEVIKNMKIPITVLNITSLSSFRSDAHVGQWNDNQSAPDCAHWCLPGVPDVWNEIFFSCLFHDCGLHLQ; encoded by the exons GAAGCACCTTGTCTCCCCTGAATGGTGGAAGTCCTAAAGCCTTGAGTGCTGCAAGCCCAAGACCTAATCGATTGAGCTGTGTCTCACAATGGTCTCGAATGCTTATTGTGATAGGGCTCTTTGTTTCCTTTATTATATTCTTTGCTGGTGGTTACATATATGTGCTTCCAAGTCTCAGTCCTGAATTCCTTGGTTATAGTTTGTCGGTATTCAACAATTCAATGGTTGGCTGTGATATTTTTAATGGAAGTTGGGTTTTGGATGATGCTTATCCATTGTACAATGCTTCAGAATGTCCATTTGCAGAGCAAGGATTCAATTGCTTAGGTAATGGAAGGAGTGATAATGATTATCTTAAATGGAGGTGGAAGCCAAAGCATTGTGATTTACCAAGGTTTGATGAGTACAGTATCTTGGAAAGGTTTCGGAATAAGAGGATTGTTTTTGTTGGTGATTCCATGAGTAGAACACAATGGGAATCATTGATATGCTTACTTATGACTCGGGTGGAGGATAAGAAGAGTGTTTATGAAGTCAATGggaataatataacaaaacgGATTAGATTTTTAGGTGTGCGGTttagttcttttaattttactattgaGTTCTTTCGATCGGTTTTCTTGGTACAACATGGTTTGATACCTAGACATGCCCCAAGGAGGGTAACTTCAACTCTTAAATTGGACAAGTTGGATAATATCAGCAATGAGTGGCTTCATGCAGACATTCTCATATTCAACACAGGACAGTGGTGGGTGCCAGGGAAGCTTTTTCAAGT GGGTTGCTATTTCCAGGTTGGAAATTCACTGAAGCTCGGAATGTCTATTCATACTGCCTTCAGATTAGCACTAGGCACTTGGGCAGCATGGGTTGAAAGGTCAATAGACACAAATAAAACGCGCGTCTTTTTTCGGACATTTGAGCCATCTCACTGGAG TGATCAGTCTCATAGGTTGTGCAATGTTACCCAGAATCCCATGACAGAACCTATTGGAAGGGAACACCATGTATTTTCAGACAGTGTATTGGAGGTGATAAAGAATATGAAAATTCCTATAACAGTTCTGAATATAACATCCTTGTCTTCTTTTCGAAGTGATGCACATGTGGGTCAGTGGAATGACAATCAATCGGCACCTGACTGTGCCCATTGGTGTCTGCCTGGAGTACCTGATGTGTGGAATGAAATTTTCTTCTCATGCCTCTTTCATGATTGCGGACTCCATCTCCAATGA